Part of the Bacillus cabrialesii genome is shown below.
GGATTAATCTTTTCTATTAAGACCCGTTTTTTACAAGTCAGACATTTGAAAGAAATGATTGTTCTGATGTTCAAAGGAAAAAGCTCTGAAGCCGGCGTTTCTTCTTTTCAAGCATTATCCATTGCGTTGTCCGGGCGAGTGGGGACAGGAAACATCGCGGGTGTGGCGACAGCAATTGCATTCGGCGGCCCCGGCGCGGTGTTCTGGATGTGGACGATTGCCTTTATCGGGGCGGCGAGCGCATTTGTTGAATCAACTCTTGCCCAAATTTACAAAGTGAAACAAGGCGGCCAATATCGGGGCGGCCCTGCTTACTATATAGAAAAAGGCTTAGGCATTAAGTGGTTTGCCGTCTTATTTGCCGCTGCTGCTCTTATTGCAATGGCCCTTCTGATGCCGGGCGTACAGTCCAACTCTATAGCAGCTGGCGTCCAAAATGCATTTGGCATTTCTCCTGCCATCACAGGCTGCATTCTCGTTTTATTATTAGGATTTATCATTTTTGGCGGCGTCAAACGAATTGCCAGTGCCGCGCAAATGATTGTTCCGTTTATGGCCATTGGCTATATCCTGCTTTCTTTGATCATTATCGTCATGAATATATCTGAATTGCCTGCTGTCATTTCATTGATTTTCAAAAGCGCTTTTGCATTAGATTCCGCTTTTGGCGGCCTGATCGGCATGGCGATTTCTTGGGGAGTCAAACGGGGCATTTACTCAAACGAAGCAGGCCAGGGAACAGGCCCGCATCCGGCCGCCGCTGCGGAAGTTTCCCATCCGGTCAAGCAGGGGCTGGTTCAGGCATTTTCCGTTTATATCGACACCCTATTTGTATGTTCCGCTACAGCTTTCATGATCTTGTTTACCGGCATGTACAATACCCAGGCTGCAGATGGTTCCTTTATCGTTCATCACCTTAAAGGCGTAGAGGCAGGCCCCGGCTTCACTCAAGCGGCCATTGACAATGTTCTTCCCGGATTAGGCGCGGGCTTTGTTGCCATCGCTTTATTCTTCTTCGCATTTACAACAATTATGGCATATTACTACATCGCAGAGACAAATATCGCCTATTTGACCCGGGGAAGAGAAAGCAAATGGGCAATGTTTGGCTTAAAACTGATTATTTTAGCCGCGACGTTCTATGGAACTGTGAAAACCGCTTCACTTGCTTGGGCATTAGGCGATGCGGGACTTGGCATTATGGTATGGCTAAACGTCATTGCCATTGTGCTGCTTGCAAAACCGGCGCTTCTTGCCTTAAAGGATTACGAGCGCCAAAAGAAGCAGGGCTTAGACCCGGTCTTTGATCCGAAATCGCTTGGCATCAAAAACGCTGATTTCTGGGAGAAAGAATATCCCCGGGAAAATGAACGTGTTTCTTAACCCACAAAAAACCGGCTCGATATGGCATCGCGCCGGTTTTTTTATGAGCGGTAATTGGTATACACTTCTTGAACATCATCGTCATCTTCAAGGATACTGATCAATTTTTCCAGCTTCTCAACAGTTTGATCATCAGCATCTGCATAGGTTTTTGGAAGCATGGTCACCTCCGCCGAAGAGATTATATACTTCGATTCGAGAGCTGTTTTGACCTCTTCGAAACGCTCGGGCTCTGTTAGTACCTCATATTGCTCTTCTTCTGTCTGCAGCTCTTCTCCCCCTGCTTCCAGCACATCAAGCATAAGCTCATCTTCTACTATTTGCCGTTCTGTACGGTCGATTGCAATGAATCCCTTCCGCTCAAATAAAAAGCCTACACATCCGCTTTCTCCCAGACTACCGCCATTTTTATTAAATGCCGTCCGTACATTTGATGCCGTTCGGTTTTTGTTATCTGTTACACATTCAACCATCACGGCAATCCCTGATGGACCGTAGCCTTCATAGGTGATTTCC
Proteins encoded:
- a CDS encoding alanine/glycine:cation symporter family protein, with the translated sequence MADFVTRLNAVLWSTPVIYILLGIGLIFSIKTRFLQVRHLKEMIVLMFKGKSSEAGVSSFQALSIALSGRVGTGNIAGVATAIAFGGPGAVFWMWTIAFIGAASAFVESTLAQIYKVKQGGQYRGGPAYYIEKGLGIKWFAVLFAAAALIAMALLMPGVQSNSIAAGVQNAFGISPAITGCILVLLLGFIIFGGVKRIASAAQMIVPFMAIGYILLSLIIIVMNISELPAVISLIFKSAFALDSAFGGLIGMAISWGVKRGIYSNEAGQGTGPHPAAAAEVSHPVKQGLVQAFSVYIDTLFVCSATAFMILFTGMYNTQAADGSFIVHHLKGVEAGPGFTQAAIDNVLPGLGAGFVAIALFFFAFTTIMAYYYIAETNIAYLTRGRESKWAMFGLKLIILAATFYGTVKTASLAWALGDAGLGIMVWLNVIAIVLLAKPALLALKDYERQKKQGLDPVFDPKSLGIKNADFWEKEYPRENERVS
- a CDS encoding YebC/PmpR family DNA-binding transcriptional regulator produces the protein MAGHSKWKNIQKRKNAQDAKRGKIFMKLAKEIYVAAKEGGADPEANSALRLVIEQAKGANMPNENIDRAIQKAAGSQDGSGYEEITYEGYGPSGIAVMVECVTDNKNRTASNVRTAFNKNGGSLGESGCVGFLFERKGFIAIDRTERQIVEDELMLDVLEAGGEELQTEEEQYEVLTEPERFEEVKTALESKYIISSAEVTMLPKTYADADDQTVEKLEKLISILEDDDDVQEVYTNYRS